The sequence GATAAATTGATTAGACTCTGTTACAATCAGAGGATGCTCAAGGGTGGCAGCTTCCCCTTTTTTTACCTGATAGGATTCTGCCAAGCTATCATCCATTAGGGATACCGCATGTGCTGTCCATTTCACACTGCCATCTGGCCAGTATGCTGTCGGCCATGATTGAAGTGGAATCTCTGTATCCATGCTATCCATTAATGTTAAGGAATCTGTTTTCTTTAAATGCCCTTTCTCCCAAGGTATTCCCCATGTTACCCCCCGGTTGACACCAGGTTTCTGATCTAACCAAGATAACTTCACGTTAGTTGACATTATTTATTACTCCCTTCTAATCAGCTATATTTATTCGAAACAAGCTTGCCTTCTCGTCATAACAGGAAATGACACCTTTGATATAAGATATAACGGCATTAATTTCCACGATAAAAGCTTCATTTGAATCCTTATACGGCTCCCCATTTAATAGATTTTCTTCACCATCTACCAAAAGATGTGTCCTACCTTGTTCTGCTATTACTGTTCTCCCTTCTGATTTTATCGTTAATACCCCATTCTGTTCATCATAGTGATAGTCAAATAAATGAGAAAAATCCCGCTTCATACTCTCGAGAATAAACAATAGCGGACTGTAGACACTGCCATGTTCATAGATACTGAGAATGCCATAGGTGTTTGGTTCTTGCCCGTTCACTACAACTTTACAATAGATATGATCCGGCTCTTGATATTTAACAGCATCTGCCTCAGCTATTGTTTCAAATGAATAGCGTCGATTGCCAGATTGCCTAATAGATGCCGGTACATATTGAGGGTAGTCAAGTGACAGTGGTCTTGTATCAGCGGCTTGACTAATAATCTCAACACTTTGATCAGGTAACCCTTTCATTTTAGCTGTCAATTTGATTAAACCAGCTTGATCCGTTGATCGGATAAATACACGATTATTACCGCACTCTGCATAAACATAATGTTGATGGATGACACTATCATTTCTTCCATAACCTTTAAATCTTCCACTATTATAGCCTCCAAGAAAGACTCCCTTGCCTTCTAGTACAAATTCAATTTTATCGTTTGCTAGAGGATGTACCCGATCATGATTATCTGCCACCTCCACATCTACATAAGCTATATCGGTTCCGTCTGCTAATAACCCTCGTTCACCGGTATAGGTTGTAAGCTTTATTTTAGTTGGCTCCAATACGGTATGCACTCTATCACTTGTAACTTGCTTTCCTTGATAATCGTAGCCAACAGCAGTAATGGATCCCGACTGCGTAATATCAACATGAGGAAAAGCAAACACAAACGTATCTAACGGTTGATCACACGTTGCCAGTAACTGGTTATTAATATACAGATTAATTTTGGCAATACCGTAACTGCCCATGACATATACGGTTTTGTCACGTGGATTTCTAAATTGAAATTCACCATTTTTACGCCAATAAGTTCCATCAAATTCTTTTACTGGATAGCGATAGTTATTGCCATCAAACGCAGGGTAATTCCAGTGTCCGACAATGTGGACCATTGGCTCCGGTGACTGTATCGTTCGGAATACATCAAAGTTTTGCTTTTTTATTCGCACCGGATCAACACGACCGCTCATCCTGGCATTTTCGCTCGCCGATTGCCTTCCGTGCTGAGCGGAATCTGTCCAGCATAATGCCGCTGCAGCAGCATAATAATTCTTACCAGAAGCTCCACCAATGCGATCATGGAAGAATTCTGCATAACCTTTTGCCGCACAGAGTGCGAGATCCTCTGAAGTAAGATCATGACAATCCGCCCCTACTTGCTTTCGTCCACCTGGACCCAACCAAAGGTTATCGTAATCAAAATCTGGTGGCGAAAAATCATCCCAGACGCGTCTTGGTGCTTCCTCACGCAGATATTCTGTCTCGGTGACAGGCATTTGTTCAGACTGATAGCGACCAGCATGGCGATTAAGCATAGTGCCTACATATTCCGCCTCTTGTAAAACTTCATCTGTGTTTAACGTGCGGCAGCCCATATATCTGCCACCGCAGGGATCGAGCTTCTCTTTTAATAATCTCATTTCCTTCATATGCTCAGCATTAATCGAATTGTTGCCAGCTTCCCAAAACAAAATGGACGGGTTATTTCTAAAATAAATGATGACATCTCTCATAAGCTCCACACGCTGATCCCACTGTCTCCCGAAATTTTCCCTTTCCTTGTCGCCGGCTGGTTGGGTACAAACTACGCCATACCGGTCAAATGACCGAATATCTGCAGGACTGCCAGCTACATGCATAAAGCGGATATGGTTCGCATTGCTTTCACGAATTAATTGCGCATCGACATCTTTTAACCAATCCACCGCAGTCCCTATGGCCGCCCACTCATTTGCAGCACGCTGTGCATAGCCCGTTAACCATACTCGTTGATCATTGATTTGCAGTCCTGTTTCAAAATGATAGGAAACCTTCCGAAATCCAGTAGTGTTTGTTACTTGATCCATCACTTCACCGTTACAGATCAAATATGTTTGTACAGTATATAAATAAGGATCATCCGGCGACCAGAAGCGCAGATCAGATCCAGTTGTACTGTTTTTTACGAGTGTGACCTCTACAGAATCTGTTTCCGTCGGTGCCACTTGATCTTCTGGTACAGGCGCATATCCCATTTCAGTTCTTTTATAAGCATCCTTTGGAACTATCGATAATGGTGGATTAGTAGTGCGCGACTTTGCCTGTGGTACAGTTATAGATGCTGAAGATGTTTGTGCTACTTCCTTACCGCTATGATCATAAATTATCGATACTAAGGTTACTACTTGCTCGCTCGCTGATTCGTTTCTTATCTCCGCATGAACATGTATCTTTGCCTTTTTATTCTGTATATCAAAATCAGAACCATAAATATATACACCCTTTGTCTGCAGATTACTGTATATCGGTAAGGTAATATGTAGTCTTGGTTTAACGTGCAACCTGATGTTTTTCGTAAGACCACCAATACTAGGATTGAAATCATTAGCATTCCAAAAATACCCTACTCCTCGTTTATCCTCCGATATAGTCTCTGGTTGAAGCGATGCAATGAATGCACCAGGTATCGCTCCATCGTTATTAGGTGTTTCCGCAGCAAAGTGATCTAAATTTCTGGATGATGTATTATCGGTCGCAATAGCAATTAAATTGTCTTCCTTATCGTGTATGTATGGCGTAAGATCGAACCCAAAAGGAGCTACACCAGCCTCATAATAACCTGCCATTTCGCCATTCACATACAGATAACATGTTTGACGAATTCCTTCCAATTCAATCATCACTTTTTTGCTGTTATGTTTCGCAGGTAATTTAAACCATTTTCTGTAGAACGCAAAGGTCCGTTTCTGACCACTGCCAGCATCCTCAATTCTTGCTTCAAATAAATCTCTGTCATTATAAGTGTGAGGAATACCCACTGTTTGCCATTCTTGTTCTTCGTATTCCTTCTCATAAAAATATTTTCCGTTTTGATCTTTCCATGTGTTCAATGCCACTTGTAACGGAAAACAATCTGCCAGCTTAAACCGCCAATCATAATTAAAATTATATACGTCGGATTTCACTTGGTTACTATCGATGAAATGATGGCTATTGTTTCTCATTTTTTCTACATTCCTCCTTATTAGCTCTTTTGTCAGGAAGCGTTTTCAAAATGATAGCATTGATCACCTTTTCCAACAATGATACTTTTTTGCCTTAACTAACAAAAAAGCATTCGAAGCTATGCGTATAATATACCATTCCTCCAGAAACTCTATCACCGATCACCGGGCAAAAATGTGTTGGTTTATACATAAAGGAAGCTCCACTTCCCACTATGACTGTTTTCAAGTCTCTTCGAAAAAACTGCAAGAAAGTATTGCTGGTAGTACATGACACATGTCCATATAACCACAACTAAAAAGTTGGATATCATGTTGATGCTTTCTTTACTAAACACAAAAAACACCTGTATCAGGTGTTTTTTGTCAAAATGTTAATATGCTGTTTTAAGACGGAGAGGTTGATCGGTGTGGACTCTCCTTCGTCTCCGTCAATATTCGTTATTTTGGAAGGGGTTGTATGAACAGAAATCTCTTTTGTTTTCCAATAGGCTACTTGCTGTTGATCCTTTAGCGAACCATTTACAAATTGAGTCAACATCGAGACACTTTCCAAGTTGGTCAAATCCTTGATAGCATAAACATGTAAGTAGCCATCATCCACTTCAGCCTCTGATAATACGTGCTGGATTCCAGCGACCGTATCCGTAACAGCAATTATGATTAAAATCACTTGGTACTGTTCCTTCTCCTGATCGTGCTCAATTTCCGCAGTAAAGATGTCATGTTCCGAAAACTTTTTGACCCCTTCGATAAAATAAGCAAGTGGTCCTAACTTAGATTTTTGTTCTGCTGAAACTTGGTAGGTAGCTTCAGCAATAGCACCTATATTAACTAAATTCATGAAATAGTGGTCGTTTATTTTGCCGACATCGATTGGCCTTGCATTCATTTCATTTAACACCTGAATAGCTTCCTCCGGCTTCAAAGGAATATCAAGAGCTTTAGCAAAGTTATTGAC is a genomic window of Gracilibacillus salinarum containing:
- a CDS encoding diacylglycerol/lipid kinase family protein, with product MASQQAMIIVNPSSGREKAQQFKDDIREILEHHDYEVLVRETEKANDALQFAEEASQLKIDLVSVLGGDGTVNEVINGLAEKEHRPMLHIIPLGTVNNFAKALDIPLKPEEAIQVLNEMNARPIDVGKINDHYFMNLVNIGAIAEATYQVSAEQKSKLGPLAYFIEGVKKFSEHDIFTAEIEHDQEKEQYQVILIIIAVTDTVAGIQHVLSEAEVDDGYLHVYAIKDLTNLESVSMLTQFVNGSLKDQQQVAYWKTKEISVHTTPSKITNIDGDEGESTPINLSVLKQHINILTKNT
- a CDS encoding glycoside hydrolase family 2 protein translates to MRNNSHHFIDSNQVKSDVYNFNYDWRFKLADCFPLQVALNTWKDQNGKYFYEKEYEEQEWQTVGIPHTYNDRDLFEARIEDAGSGQKRTFAFYRKWFKLPAKHNSKKVMIELEGIRQTCYLYVNGEMAGYYEAGVAPFGFDLTPYIHDKEDNLIAIATDNTSSRNLDHFAAETPNNDGAIPGAFIASLQPETISEDKRGVGYFWNANDFNPSIGGLTKNIRLHVKPRLHITLPIYSNLQTKGVYIYGSDFDIQNKKAKIHVHAEIRNESASEQVVTLVSIIYDHSGKEVAQTSSASITVPQAKSRTTNPPLSIVPKDAYKRTEMGYAPVPEDQVAPTETDSVEVTLVKNSTTGSDLRFWSPDDPYLYTVQTYLICNGEVMDQVTNTTGFRKVSYHFETGLQINDQRVWLTGYAQRAANEWAAIGTAVDWLKDVDAQLIRESNANHIRFMHVAGSPADIRSFDRYGVVCTQPAGDKERENFGRQWDQRVELMRDVIIYFRNNPSILFWEAGNNSINAEHMKEMRLLKEKLDPCGGRYMGCRTLNTDEVLQEAEYVGTMLNRHAGRYQSEQMPVTETEYLREEAPRRVWDDFSPPDFDYDNLWLGPGGRKQVGADCHDLTSEDLALCAAKGYAEFFHDRIGGASGKNYYAAAAALCWTDSAQHGRQSASENARMSGRVDPVRIKKQNFDVFRTIQSPEPMVHIVGHWNYPAFDGNNYRYPVKEFDGTYWRKNGEFQFRNPRDKTVYVMGSYGIAKINLYINNQLLATCDQPLDTFVFAFPHVDITQSGSITAVGYDYQGKQVTSDRVHTVLEPTKIKLTTYTGERGLLADGTDIAYVDVEVADNHDRVHPLANDKIEFVLEGKGVFLGGYNSGRFKGYGRNDSVIHQHYVYAECGNNRVFIRSTDQAGLIKLTAKMKGLPDQSVEIISQAADTRPLSLDYPQYVPASIRQSGNRRYSFETIAEADAVKYQEPDHIYCKVVVNGQEPNTYGILSIYEHGSVYSPLLFILESMKRDFSHLFDYHYDEQNGVLTIKSEGRTVIAEQGRTHLLVDGEENLLNGEPYKDSNEAFIVEINAVISYIKGVISCYDEKASLFRINIAD